ATTCGGGTTTGATAGGGTGTTTCACAAAGAAGCTAGCCAAGGTTAGTGAGTTTGAGTATTAATATGATTCTTTATAAAACATATGCTCAATTTCGTATTTTAGTTAATAGATCCAACCatactttaaatttttgcaGAGGATGTTTATGCTGAGGTGAAACCTATTCTAAGATCCGCACTCGATGGGCACAATGTGTGTGTTTTAGCTTATGGTCAGACCGGCACAGGCAAGACTTTCACAATGgtaagaatttgaataattaaaacGTTGCCACTTCTTTATCGGTTAAAATGCATCATTTAACAAATCGGCATCGTTGTGCAATAGCATTAGAATTTGCGATTTTGACTTCAACCATATATTATGAAAGCTCCATTTTCTAgagaattttgatttttaaaaaaaagaagaagataaattGGAATGTGCTGCAGGATGGGGTAAATGATCAGCCTGGGATTGTTCCTCGAGCTCTTGAGGAGCTCTTCTCTCAGTCCTCTTTGAACGAGTTGTCTTCTCACACTTTCTATATGAGCATGGTGGAGGTGTATCTGGGGAACATAAGAGACCTACTTGCTCCAAAACCGACCCATAAGCCACACGAAGTCTCCAGTAGATGGTAAATATCTCATATTCTCAGTAAATTTCAAAAGGAAGGGACCAATTTTTCTTATGGTTGTTTGATGGCGGTAATTCCTATTCCTGGAATTGCCTCGTCGGGAGGCAATCTTAGCCCAGCAGTTCTGGGGCCAAAGGTTTGCCTTTGAGATGGCCATCCAGATTTTATGGTGTTCCTAGATCACTCCAATGAGGGATGAGGCCATAGGGAACTATGGTTTCGCATTTCTTTTATAAGAAACTTTACCTTGGAAGTCTAAAATTCGCATAAAGTCGAGCATTAGCTGAGATTTCATTACAGAGTTGAGAACATTCCCAAGAATGCTCCACAACAGTGCTCCTTACTGCTGTTTGTCTGAGTATATGACAGCAATCTCAATATTCAATCGGATCCAAAGGGATTGATCGAGATTGAGGGCCTCACAGAAGTTCAAATATCTGATCTTGGAAAAGCAAAATGGTGGTACAATCGAGGGAGGCGGGCAAGGGCCACATCTTGGACCCATGTGAATGAGGCTTCAAGCAGATCACATTGGTGGGTCCTGCAGGCTACTTGTGTACCATCAAAGTCGACTATATGATTGATGTGATGCTTACGTTGCCTGTTTAGCTTTTCGTGTCTAGCTTAATGAGGATTGCCATATCTCGAACTCGGGATTCAAAGGCTAAGGCAGAAACGAGCAAACTGTGGATGGTTGATCTTGGAGGGAGTGAGCGTGTTCTGAAAACTGGAGCCACTGGACAAACTCTCGATGAGGGAAGGGCAATAAATCTGTCTCTTTCAGCTCTAGGCGATGTAATTGCGTCTCTGAGGAGGAAAAAGGGTCACGTTCCTTACCGGTAAGGTCATTGATGCATATATGTCTTGTCTGAATCAGTCTTTCCCCTTTCTTTCTAATGTGAAGTGATTTGATTTCTTTCATATCGGCTTCTATCCTAATAACTGGAGTTTTGTTTCTTCCGCTGCAGAAATAGCAAGCTCACACAAATCCTCAAGGATTCCTTAGGTATTAAAAATACTGACCAATTCTCTGGGTGAATAACTGTACTCCTGAACCTAGCTTTTGCCTGCACGACACCTTTGATTCCGATTAACCTGAAAATTCCAATCTGTTTGATATCGTATTTTGAGACATTATTACTGACCCAACTATTACATAGATTTGTCAAAGGAGGCCTAATTCTTGATATCCCAATCATCATAGGTTTCGGATCGAAGGTGTTGATGCTTGTACACATAAGTCCATGTGAAGATGACGTTGCGGAGACAATCTGTTCGTTGAGTTTCGCAAGGAGAGCGAGAGCAGTTGAATCGATAAGAGAGATACCAGAGGTATGTATATGTTAGCATTCGATCAATTTGTTTCTcggttttcatttttcttttcctcgtTGATGAGAAAAAGAAGTGAAGGATAGCAGAGTTTGTCTGATACTGATACTGAGCTTCTCTATAggacttgaagaagcagaggGAGAAGAAGTTAGCGGAGCTCGAAGAAGAAATGAAAGAGGCAGAGGAAGAGTGCCATAAAGTTCGAGATCAGTTCCTTAAGACTGAATTCCTCTTAAACGAAAACAAGAAGCTCTTCACAACCTCTTATGGCCCAGTTGAAGATGAGGAGAAGATCACCACCACACCAGAAGACCTCAAGCAAGTATTCAAAACACCGGTCTTGTCCGATAAACTGGTAAAACCAATTGTGCCAGGTCAGGTTCCTCGGTTCATGACTTCAACTGTTGCGAGTCGCCAGAGGCAGGGCGCCTCGGAGAGAGACATCGTGGGGAGAGTGAAGAGTTCAAGATCGGCGACGAGAATTTCCGTACAGTTCTCAGCTTCACAGTCCTTTAGCTACTCGGATACTCTCTTCCGAGCAATAATCTCAAACAAGTCGAGCAAGAAATCAATATATGGGGAGACTAAGGCTATTCACCCCACGGGAAGCCCGAAGTGTAGTGACAGATCAGACTTGAAGCCGCATTTGCTTCCTCGAAGTAAGATGGTGACTTCATCGGACCCAAACGTGAGGGTGGCACTGAGTCGTCACAGGAGGAGGGTGTCCAGTCTGATCTAATCACAACCCAGTTGACTGATAGCCTAGTGTTCTGATTTCCTCCTCTCGGTGTCCCTGTCAAGTGTGTGGGCGTGCCATGATCTTCAAGTTTGTTGTGAAGGAACgtctcttttcattttttttcggcTTTGATCGACACGTATATGTCTATGTATGTATGAAGAGGAGTAGGCATTGGTTGCTTTGCTGATTAGGTAAGGATATGGTGAGGGATCAGTCAGTTATTTGTTCACTGAATCCTTCTGAGGTTGAAGGTTGTTTTAACCATTGGAATGAACACTGTTGGTTCATGACATTAATCTATGAAGTTTGTGGTTTGTTCTGTTTTCATCTTCGTAGTCGGTTTGGTTCAGTTCGGGTCTTTTCCCGACACATAATCCCTATCTGTATTTTGTTATGCGATTTAGCTCGTTATTTGAATATCCATAAAAAGACTGCAAGGCAAGGCAgccataatttatttaaataaggGTTAATTGCctacaaaaatataaattttttatattttatcaattctaatACGAACTTCTTTTTATAACCCAAAAATACACGaactattaattttatatcaattttagtATGGCTCACTTTTTCCGTTAGTTTCAACCAGAATCTATGGGCATGCCCTTCGATCAAAGTAGCCGAGGTCGCCAGCGACCTTATAGGAGTGACGGTGGGCTCTAATGAGGGCCTCATTGTccgaatttgaaaaaagaaaaaagtaatattgagaaaagaatgaaggaCGTAAGTGGTGAAAGTCTCATTGGTAGTCACCATTCCCTAATTGAGATCATTGAAAACCTTTACAATTACGAATAATCTCGATTGAACGGGCGGTAGTTATCGTTGAGGCCTACTAAATAATCGCAACCGAAAATCCGTACTGCGGCTTGGCTAACTCTCTATGCTAGGTTACGGGGAAGATCGGATTTCAGCAGAGGAAAATGTCCATTTACGGAAAGGAGTTAAGTGCAGTACCATCTCTTCCCATTGACACCGAAAAGTCCAAATTTTATGGCCAAAGGCCCCGAGGCTTAACTTAAGTTAAAccctagagagagagagagagagagagagagagagagagagaggcgtTCCATTGCTCAAAGATGCCTCGTTTGCGAACCATCACCGCCATTGCCATCGGCGAGAAGTTGCAGAGCATCTCCTCATTCTTGAACACCCATTTCCATGGCCGTCAGATTGTTTCCTCACAGTGCCGTACGATCTTCTCCACGCCGCGGCTCCAGGACTCGTGGATGGACAAGATCAAAGGCGCCTTCACCGGAAATAAGTCGTCGCCGGAGGGCGCCATGATCTCTCAGGAACAATTCACCCTCCTCCGTGAGTATCTCTGTGTTAAAAAAATGGTGCATTTGATGGCCTTATGCAATGTTGATCGGGGCTGAGGGTTCTTATGGAAGAAGGGTACAGTAGTAAACTGTAAATTCTACGTTTTCGATTTCAGGGTTTGCGGATGAGCTGAAGAACGCGAGGAGAGTGGGGGCTTTCAAGCAGTACATGGTCGGTCGAAGCAGCGAAGCCACATTCTCTGATTCATTCGAGAAGCAGGAAGCTATTATTCGGTGTCTTGGAGGATTTGATCCTACCGGAGAGGTTGGTACATTTCCACATTGTTTGGTGTTTTCGGAATGAAATATTGCctgaaaattaatatatttccgATGCTGGACATGTTAATGGATGCATAAGTCGGTCGATTAAATGAACAGATTTGTTATTGTGTTAAGGAGGTGCATGGTCGGAATTTCGAAAAGTACAACAATGTTTGATATATGGTCCTAGACGGTGCTTATTGTGTTTGCAATACCATAAATTTATCACGCGTAAGGTGTTTGTGTTCACTTTCATGATGCGATTGTGATATTAGGTATGTTGATTGTAGAATCTACAAACCAGTCAGAAACAGGAAGCTGCACAAAAATGTAATTGCACGATAGCAGATGTCGAGAATGCACTTGCAAAGTTTACGTGGGCTAAACAGGCCCACAGAAAGCTAGAGAAGTTGAAGGAAGAAGGGAAGCCGATGCCAACAAGCATTGCCGAGGTAAACTTCTTGCTTCTGCTGCCTGATTTCACATGCTATCTCTTTATTAGCTTTTAACTTTTCCATCAGGGATGGTTTAGTTAGCCCAATGGTCTCATAGGACACTTTAGTAGATATATGGTTGTGAAACTGAAATAGTTCGGGATCGTTGCATCCCGCCTGCCTCAGCATAGAACTGAAAAGTGTCAAATGACTCTTGTGACATGTAATTTGTCTATTGCAGATGCAGAAAATAATGGGGTCGACACCACTAGATCTTGCAAGGTCAAATCTGGCGCAGAGTGGACAAATCAGCAGGAATGCGCTCTGTCCCTGTGGTTCCAAGAAAAGATACAAACGGTAATACTACTCTTGCCTCCCTAACCTGACTTAAATTGCAGAACCCTCTTTCTCGTTGTCTTGTGACGATTAGAAAAAGTATATTGACAAGTTGAATTATATCCGTGGATGTTTTGACAAAGGTGTTGTGGAAAAGATTGAAGATGTATGATGTCGAAGATGTAAGTGTCGAAGGAACGGCTAGTAGTCGAAGATGGACACTGTTCGGAGATTGCTGATCCCCCCGGAGTCAGTCATGCTGCATTGCTTGGAATAAGGTTGCTCTTGGAGGGCTTTTCAAACTTTGCGGATAGGACACGAGGCAATGCATCTATCTCAGGTGTCAGTCGGGGTTGAATTGCTCGTACtcgaaattaattttagtgAACCAACCTGACTGACCACAAGAGCAATATATTGGTTCCCGACATGTTTCGCTGTTTGTTATGTTGTTTTTGCTGTCCGAAATAGATGTTAGAACGCGTTCCAAGGCGGAGTTGCTTTGATCGTTTTaggagtaaaataaaatattggaGTTTCAATGGATCAGTAATTTCAGTTACGACATGGTGCTGCAAGTCATACTTTTTTCTTGTTAAAGATTGTCTATGTGgttctcgtcgatgagatgGTGTTCAATCTTGTTGGTGAAAGAACCAAATCTTGTATGAACTGCAATGGGGAGGATTTACATACTAACAAATGAGCAGACCTctattcaatttattttcgCCCTTCGTATTATAACTGAAAAGATACCACTTCGAAATCTACCATTCAAAACCCGAACAGGAACATTCATCTTCATTTAGTTCCATCGTTTCAATTTGCCTTATAATACTGGAAAGATAACACTTCGAAATATACCATTGGAAACCCCGAACAGGAAAGTTCATCTTCATTTACTTCCATCGTTTCAATTTGTCTCAGCCAAAAATTGAGCGGCACCAGATGTTGGCAAAATGATGGATTTCTATATCCAATTAGACTTCGTAAATTGGTCTGCAGGTTTgcaattatcattttacatgGCCAGGAATACCTTGCTACGACTATGGTAGAAAACATGAAGACGAACAAGAAGAATCGTGCCATATCGGGGGATTTGATCTGAAACTCCGGTCTCCGCAGCAACCAAAAACTCACTTCACAATAACACTCATCCTGTCCTCTCATCTTGGAGGGTGTATATATGATTGCATGTACATGTGCTAATACATCTTATACATCGTGAACACGAACTCAGCTCCTTCAAAGTAAAACAGAAAACAAACTATTGAAGCAGAGCTGTACAAAACAAAACACTGCTGCCCGATGAGCATCGCTACCTTACAGTTTCTCTGTATACACTTTCACTGTGATG
Above is a window of Punica granatum isolate Tunisia-2019 chromosome 7, ASM765513v2, whole genome shotgun sequence DNA encoding:
- the LOC116214338 gene encoding kinesin-like protein KIN-14U: MLASSEHIPVISLPTEDLKDPLNTPLMGSNSDPSGGFLPASRFSESQPLPAVCTDVTVIPEHEKQQLERTIANLEDEILQMRQKQRLLDERRRLALNSIIDIKGSIRVFCRVRPFLPTDRRKFHEPVTAELEKIAVKMPGGVKEFGFDRVFHKEASQEDVYAEVKPILRSALDGHNVCVLAYGQTGTGKTFTMDGVNDQPGIVPRALEELFSQSSLNELSSHTFYMSMVEVYLGNIRDLLAPKPTHKPHEVSSRCNLNIQSDPKGLIEIEGLTEVQISDLGKAKWWYNRGRRARATSWTHVNEASSRSHCLMRIAISRTRDSKAKAETSKLWMVDLGGSERVLKTGATGQTLDEGRAINLSLSALGDVIASLRRKKGHVPYRNSKLTQILKDSLGFGSKVLMLVHISPCEDDVAETICSLSFARRARAVESIREIPEDLKKQREKKLAELEEEMKEAEEECHKVRDQFLKTEFLLNENKKLFTTSYGPVEDEEKITTTPEDLKQVFKTPVLSDKLVKPIVPGQVPRFMTSTVASRQRQGASERDIVGRVKSSRSATRISVQFSASQSFSYSDTLFRAIISNKSSKKSIYGETKAIHPTGSPKCSDRSDLKPHLLPRSKMVTSSDPNVRVALSRHRRRVSSLI
- the LOC116213461 gene encoding uncharacterized protein LOC116213461, which produces MPRLRTITAIAIGEKLQSISSFLNTHFHGRQIVSSQCRTIFSTPRLQDSWMDKIKGAFTGNKSSPEGAMISQEQFTLLRFADELKNARRVGAFKQYMVGRSSEATFSDSFEKQEAIIRCLGGFDPTGENLQTSQKQEAAQKCNCTIADVENALAKFTWAKQAHRKLEKLKEEGKPMPTSIAEMQKIMGSTPLDLARSNLAQSGQISRNALCPCGSKKRYKRCCGKD